The Podospora pseudopauciseta strain CBS 411.78 chromosome 7 map unlocalized CBS411.78m_7.2, whole genome shotgun sequence genome contains a region encoding:
- a CDS encoding uncharacterized protein (CAZy:AA7; EggNog:ENOG503P06I; COG:C), with amino-acid sequence MGQGPSTSALQQCIQGVANNRANFAAFAGSPLYQIQWVKPYNLDVHVEPAAVVRPETAQDISDIIKCANANGVKVQAKSGGHSYQNYGAGGSDGAVAIDMVNFQKFSMDTKTWYATIGAGNRLGEVDKKMHAQGGRAMAHGVCPGVGLGGHATIGGLGPMSRMWGSALDHIVEVEVVTADGKIQRASTTQNEDLFWALRGSASGFGVITEFVVRTHPEPANVVQYEYTIKLGKQADVAPLYSKWQALMADPKLDRRFGSMFIMFPLGAIITGTFYGTQEEFLTTGIPNALPQDGNGHLVINDWLGGLAHDAEKEALYLSGLAMPFVSRSLAFKRQDLLGPEKIKDIFNWVDTQKKGTLLWFIIFDAAGGAIEDVPQNATAFAHRDKVMYYQSYGIGLPVTKTTKDFITGFHDQVVQKAGPGTWGTYPGYVNNALVDQQKQYWDSNLPALEQIKARWDPKDLFHNPGSVRPAKN; translated from the exons ATGGGCCAGGGACCCAGCACCAGCGCCCTGCAGCAATGCATCCAGGGGGTTGCCAACAACCGAGCCAACTTCGCTGCTTTTGCCGGGAGCCCACTTTACCAGATTCAATGGGTCAAGCCGTACAATCTTGATGTGCACGTCGAGCCTGCCGCCGTTGTGAGGCCAGAGACGGCACAGGATATTTCCGACATTATCAAGTGCGCCAATGCCAACGGCGTCAAGGTGCAGGCCAAGTCTGGGGGGCACTCCTATCAGAATTACGGCGCTGGCGGGAGTGATGGGGCTGTTGCCATCGACATGGTCAACTTTCAGAAATTTTCAATGGACACCAAAACATGGTATGCTACCATAGGGGCTGGAAATCGCCTGGGAGAGGTGGACAAGAAGATGCACGCCCAAGGAGGACGGGCCATGGCCCATGGTGTCTGTCCTGGTGTTGGCCTTGGTGGTCATGCTACGATT GGAGGATTGGGCCCCATGTCGAGAATGTGGGGATCTGCCTTGGATCATATTGTCGAAGTTGAAGTCGTCACCGCCGACGGCAAAATCCAGAGAGCGAGCACCACGCAGAACGAGGATCTTTTCTGGGCCCTCAGAGGCTCTGCGTCTGGGTTCGGAGTCATCACCGAGTTCGTTGTGAGAACACATCCCGAGCCGGCCAACGTTGTTCAGTACGAATACACCATCAAGCTCGGGAAACAGGCCGATGTCGCTCCTTTGTACTCGAAATGGCAGGCTTTGATGGCGGACCCCAAGCTTGACCGTCGGTTCGGATCCATGTTCATCATGTTCCCTCTTGGCGCTATCATCACTGGCACATTCTATGGAACTCAGGAGGAGTTCTTGACAACTGGCATCCCCAACGCTCTTCCGCAAGATGGCAACGGCCATCTGGTCATCAACGACTGGCTTGGGGGTTTGGCTCATGATGCCGAAAAGGAGGCACTATATCTGTCTGGGCTTGCTATGCCATTCGTATCACGCTCTCTGGCCTTCAAGCGACAGGATCTCCTGGGACCGGAAAAGATCAAGGACATTTTCAACTGGGTCGACACCCAAAAGAAAGGCACGCTCCTGTggttcatcatcttcgacGCCGCAGGGGGTGCTATTGAGGACGTACCGCAGAATGCCACGGCCTTCGCTCATCGTGACAAGGTCATGTACTACCAGTCTTATGGCATTGGACTGCCCGTGACAAAAACCACCAAGGATTTCATCACCGGATTTCATGACCAGGTTGTTCAGAAAGCCGGTCCAGGCACTTGGGGCACGTATCCAGGGTACGTCAACAACGCTTTGGTCGACCAGCAAAAGCAGTACTGGGACTCCAACCTGCCCGCATTGGAGCAGATCAAGGCTCGGTGGGACCCCAAGGACTTGTTCCACAACCCAGGGAGTGTGAGGCCTGCCAAGAACTAG
- the SYR1 gene encoding arginyl-tRNA synthetase (EggNog:ENOG503NVK0; COG:J), with the protein MLSLPVRPSALLPCLPRSRSLLLHRRFLAGTRTLHSSFGPHFQTLNPSIRKPNPSTEKLSPSIPSRSSITVTCNRYNSWQSPRRYTHSTTAMEQLQQQVEGLNLNAITEFPNCYPDVNPLDVYRAHLANVLTEVTGVDKNIIYPALSWTQSLDKGDLVLAAPALRLPKGGPKPDQIVQDWAAKFPENDPLFEKPHVHSYFMSFFFKGAPLVNSILPTILQKGKTFGTNPSLGLKDPKEPSAGRKKIIVEFSSPNIAKPFHAGHLRSTIIGGFLGNLYEGAGWDVTRINYLGDWGKQYGLLALAFEKFGDEKALEQDPINHLFQLYVRINTEMTEEKEQIAKRKEAGEDVTEAEANSLDEQARRYFKKMTDRDEKALAMWKKFRDLSIVRYKQTYARLNIHFDEYSGESQVSEADMADIGKQLEEKKISKEDNGAQLIDFSELVPGKEGKRLEKPLVRKRDGTALYLTRDISELLARHAKYNFDKMIYVVASAQDLHLKQLFKIIELLGHKDIADKCQHINFGLVLGMSTRKGTVKFLDDILRDVADKMHETMRKNEDKYNQVENPDAVADVLGISSVMVQDMTGKRINNYTFNMDQMTSFEGDTGPYLQYAHARVCSIKRKAGLSDEEIASADFSLLTEAHAVNIVRLLAQWPDVFSNTLRTLEPTTVLAYLFKMTHALSSSYDVLRIMGSEPAVLKARMALYEAAHIVLGNGMRLLGLSPVERM; encoded by the exons ATGCTTTCCCTACCGGTCCGCCCAAGCGCCCTTTTGCCTTGCCTTCCGCGCTCCAGGTCTCTTCTTTTACACAGACGCTTCTTGGCAGGCACGCGCACACTGCATTCTTCTTTTGGGCCCCACTTCCAGACACTGAACCCCTCCATCCGGAAGCCGAACCCCTCCACTGAGAAATTGAGCCCCTCCATTCCTTCGCGAAGCAGCATCACTGTCACCTGTAACCGCTACAACTCCTGGCAGTCACCACGACGATACACACACAGCACCACAGCCATGGAACAGCTTCAGCAACAGGTCGAGGGCCTTAATCTCAATGCCATCACCGAGTTTCCCAACTGCTACCCCGATGTCAACCCCCTCGATGTCTACCGCGCCCATCTCGCCAACGTCCTGACCGAGGTTACCGGTGTCGACAAGAACATCATCTACCCTGCCCTGTCATGGACTCAAAGTCTTGACAAGGGCGACTTGGTCCTCGCCGCGCCCGCCCTCCGTCTCCCCAAGGGCGGTCCCAAGCCCGACCAGATCGTTCAAGATTGGGCCGCCAAGTTCCCCGAAAACGACCCTCTCTTCGAGAAGCCACACGTACACAGCTACTTCAtgtctttcttcttcaaggGCGCGCCCCTCGTAAACAGCATTCTCCCCACCATTCTTCAGAAGGGCAAGACATTCGGTACCAACCCATCATTGGGTCTCAAGGACCCCAAGGAGCCAAGCGCGGGACGAAAGAAGATTATTGTCGAGTTCTCGTCGCCGAATATTGCGAAGCCTTTCCATGCTGGTCACCTTCGCAGCACGATTATCGGCGGTTTCCTCGGTAACCTGTATGAGGGCGCAGGATGGGACGTGACCAGGATCAATTATCTTGGTGATTGGGGCAAGCAATATGGTCTTCTGGCCCTGGCGTTCGAGAAGTTCGGTGATGAGAAGGCTCTGGAGCAAgaccccatcaaccacctTTTCCAACTCTATGTTCGCATCAATACGGAGATgaccgaggagaaggagcaaATCGCGAAGCGCAAAGAGGCTGGTGAGGATGTGACAGAGGCTGAGGCCAACAGCTTGGACGAACAGGCCCGTCGCTATTTCAAGAAGATGACCGACAGGGATGAAAAGGCGCTGGCCATGTGGAAGAAGTTCCGCGACCTCAGCATTGTGAGGTACAAGCAGACCTATGCCCGTCTCAACATTCACTTTGACGAGTACAGCGGTGAGAGTCAGGTGTCCGAGGCTGACATGGCTGATATCGGAaagcagctggaggagaagaagatcagCAAGGAGGATAATGGCGCGCAACTTATTGACTTCTCCGAGCTTGTCCCcggcaaggagggcaagcgCCTGGAGAAGCCTCTTGTCAGGAAGAGGGATGGCACTGCTCTCTACCTGACCCGTGATATTAGCGAACTGTTAGCTCGTCATGCCAAGTACAACTTTGACAAGATGATCTACGTCGTCGCCTCGGCCCAAGACTTGCATCTCAAGCAGCTCTTCAAGATCATTGAGCTCTTGGGCCACAAGGATATTGCTGACAAGTGCCAGCACATCAACTTTGGCCTGGTTCTCGGTATGAGCACTCGCAAGGGTACCGTCAAGTTCCTGGATGACATTCTCCGCGATGTTGCCGACAAGATGCACGAGACCATGAGGAAGAACGAGGACAAGTATAACCAAGTGGAGAACCCCGACGCTGTTGCCGACGTCCTTGGTATCAGCTCTGTCATGGTCCAAGACATGACTGGCAAGAG GATCAACAACTACACCTTCAACATGGATCAAATGACATCGTTTGAGGGCGATACCGGCCCGTATCTTCAATATGCGCACGCCCGTGTGTGCTCCATTAAGCGCAAGGCTGGCCTCAGCGACGAGGAGATTGCTAGCGCCGACTTCTCACTGTTGACGGAAGCCCATGCTGTCAACATTGTCCGTCTTCTGGCGCAGTGGCCCGATGTCTTCAGTAACACCTTGAGGACGCTGGAGCCCACAACCGTGTTGGCCTACCTCTTCAAAATGACACACGCCCTGAGCAGCTCCTATGATGTATTGAGGATCATGGGTAGCGAGCCTGCGGTTTTGAAGGCCCGCATGGCGCTCTACGAGGCGGCCCACATTGTGCTGGGCAACGGCATGCGCCTGCTGGGTCTGAGCCCCGTTGAACG TATGTAA
- a CDS encoding uncharacterized protein (EggNog:ENOG503PGRJ), translated as MLQPLPINMYTKFARSYLRLAQLRFSPSLHDHLSDQPLSTAMTDTDLLPDAVIRWAPTIDALDKAIAKNMPLCPSTRSGEQEFNHLWHNVFTSLAAEIEEDDTIPLHLTSPPRPTFSIKIFTKPVRDRTCWCDNTGYDFQIFLRNPSGVTKGDLVRGIRDYLYSEEGSQTRVFYRPGQPGDGLGKQEVDMKRVVVYDSTWYIMDNEEDIPDENETRFEGCTWRDPEIMLFCCTMEKVEERRKENNRIGDTYMKDAAE; from the coding sequence ATGCTTCAACCCTTGCCAATAAATATGTATACAAAGTTTGCGAGATCCTATCTCCGACTTGCACAGCTAAGGTTCTCTCCATCTCTCCACGATCATCTAAGTGACCAACCCCTTTCTACAGCGATGACTGACACAGATCTTCTGCCGGACGCCGTGATTAGATGGGCTCCCACAATTGATGCACTTGACAAAGCCATTGCCAAAAACATGCCCCTGTGTCCATCCACACGCTCCGGCGAACAAGAATTCAACCATCTCTGGCATAACGTCTTTACCTCCCTTGCCGCCGAAATCGAAGAAGATGACACCATCCCCTTGCACCTGACTTCGCCTCCCCGTCCCACCTTCTCCATCAAGATTTTCACGAAACCAGTTCGGGACAGGACTTGCTGGTGTGATAACACTGGCTATGATTTCCAAATCTTCCTTAGAAACCCATCTGGTGTTACCAAAGGGGATTTGGTAAGGGGCATAAGGGATTATCTGTATAGCGAGGAAGGGTCACAGACAAGGGTTTTCTACAGGCCAGGACAGCCGGGCGATGGACTGGGAAAGCAGGAGGTGGATATGAAGCGGGTAGTGGTTTACGATTCGACTTGGTATATCATGGACAATGAAGAGGACATACCTGATGAAAATGAAACACGTTTCGAGGGATGCACATGGAGGGATCCCGAGATCATGCTGTTTTGTTGCACAatggagaaggtggaggaacGACGGAAGGAAAACAACAGAATTGGGGACACGTATATGAAAGATGC
- a CDS encoding uncharacterized protein (COG:Q; EggNog:ENOG503NZPZ) — MAFALLLLLATVVALVAVHRYLNRQKLPAGVRPLPGPRGIPFIGRVHDIPENASWLKFYEWSKEYGAIYQMEIFGTVHVWISSEKVAHDLLSKRALIYSDRPTIPNLPDNRTSGDYLALLGRTETWKRQRKLCNHLMHTSALASLHSYPTRERDRFLYLMGSDPSKYLEWIEQFTSRTVSRLSWGTAKPAQILRHTTFGLLQTISPSGALPNIISFLQHVPLALSPWKKKEAARHALEDRLFKANIDFVRRSLESGRGEESFVGTFMKSQLPAEGKDEKERLKWGDQEEAMHVVGLMAIAGALTIGSPIQSYILAMCHYPEAQKALQEEIDRVCEGRCPQWEDREKLPMLRAVVKEVIRWRPPVPTGIPHAIEKDDVYEGYLIPKGATIHALEWGITRDEETYPCADEFLPARWVDPAYPTFKEPLTQYPNLNGFSQFGFGRRTCQGIPIVEQDLFLSMGGMAWAFDIRKKVDPVTGKFIPVHWNDYTPLLIAKPCKFDFDAIPRQEGRMEELRQMFDSAREEEEQQDKAIAMDISQFEKDLGAEKIYRDKACEIRYADAAAQSDELEQTASEGSSTPLEPGLELGDSSSEADTESDFGKESLSTRMRVVLDGRVEKTLGIEPVVSVTGVPGAWKWA; from the exons ATGGCCTTCGCTTTACTTCTCTTATTGGCGACAGTGGTTGCCCTAGTGGCAGTACATCGTTACCTCAACCGACAAAAGCTACCAGCAGGCGTCCGTCCCTTACCGGGCCCTCGAGGTATCCCATTCATTGGCCGAGTACACGACATCCCGGAGAATGCCTCGTGGCTAAAGTTTTACGAATGGAGTAAGGAGTATGGCGCCATCTACCAGATGGAGATCTTTGGCACTGTCCATGTCTGGATTTCGTCTGAGAAGGTTGCCCATGATTTGCTGTCCAAGAGGGCCCTGATCTACTCGGACAGACCGACGATTCCCAACTTGCCTGATAACAGGACCAGTGGTGATTACCTTGCCTTGTTGGGCCGCACTG AAACATGGAAGCGCCAACGCAAGCTCTGCAACCACTTGATGCACACCTCGGCCCTCGCCTCGCTTCACTCATATCCCACCCGTGAGCGCGATAGATTTCTTTACCTCATGGGAAGCGACCCTTCCAAGTACCTTGAGTGGATCGAGCAGTTCACGTCTCGCACCGTCTCTCGCCTGTCCTGGGGAACCGCCAAACCAGCCCAGATCCTCCGGCACACGACCTTTGGCCTGCTGCAGACCATCTCACCTTCCGGCGCGTTGCCAAACATCATCTCCTTCCTGCAGCACGTCCCTCTTGCGCTAAGCCcgtggaagaagaaggaagcgGCTAGACACGCGCTCGAGGACAGGTTGTTCAAGGCCAATATCGACTTTGTCAGGAGAAGTCTCGAGTCTGGAAGGGGTGAGGAGTCCTTTGTCGGCACGTTCATGAAGAGTCAGTTGCCTGCTGAGGGtaaggacgagaaggagaggttgaagtgGGGAGATCAAGAGGAGGCGATGCATGTTGTCGGTCTGATGGCGATCGCTGGGGCGTTGACGATTGGGAGCCCGATTCAGAGCTACATCCTGGCCATGTGTCATTACCCCGAGGCTCAAAAGGCGTtgcaggaggagattgaccGGGTTTGCGAGGGGAGGTGCCCGCAGTGGGAGGACAGGGAGAAGCTGCCTATGCTGAGAGCGGTGGTCAAGGAGGTGATTCGGTGGAGGCCGCCGGTGCCCACGGGCATTCCCCATGCGATTGAAAAGGATGATGTCTATGAGGGGTATCTCATTCCCAAGGGGGCGACGATTCATGCGTTAGAGTG GGGCATCACCCGCGATGAGGAGACCTACCCCTGCGCCGATGAGTTCCTTCCGGCCCGCTGGGTCGACCCGGCCTATCCTACCTTCAAGGAGCCCCTCACACAATACCCGAATCTCAACGGCTTTTCTCAGTTTGGTTTTGGCAGGCGAACGTGCCAAGGCATCCCCATCGTGGAGCAGGATCTGTTCCTCTCGATGGGCGGCATGGCCTGGGCCTTTGACATCCGCAAAAAGGTAGACCCGGTGACCGGCAAGTTCATCCCCGTGCACTGGAACGACTACACGCCTCTCTTGATCGCCAAGCCCTGCAAGTTTGATTTTGACGCCATCCCAAGACAGGAGGGTAGGATGGAGGAGCTCAGGCAAATGTTTGATTctgcgagggaggaggaagagcaaCAAGACAAGGCGATCGCGATGGATATCAGCCAGTTTGAGAAGGACCTGGGTGCCGAGAAGATTTACCGCGACAAGGCATGTGAGATTAGATATGCCGACGCTGCGGCGCAGTCGGATGAGCTTGAGCAGACGGCCTCTGAGGGGTCTTCGACGCCACTGGAGCCTGGGCTTGAACTTGGGGATTCGAGTTCCGAGGCCGATACCGAGAGCGACTTCGGAAAGGAATCGCTCAGcacgaggatgagggttgtGTTGGACGGCCGGGTTGAGAAGACGCTCGGGATTGAGCCTGTGGTGAGCGTGACGGGAGTACCAGGCGCGTGGAAGTGGGCTtag
- a CDS encoding uncharacterized protein (COG:S; EggNog:ENOG503P6AZ) — protein sequence MVDSRYRQVDQERSVLAAGLLLLSTTANAHFELQHPSPLTAESSSQATAPCGGANADIDQNTATDFHVEGDYVQLFNGHAQGNWLIRGTLDPKAGGDWEQLFPIVQQTGRGNFCEPVVTVPGEWAGKKGFLGISGNAGDGILYACAAVNFVSGSAPAPGGSCVNGSAVTASFQPDDTLSALVGSSSNSGSSGSETTAPTPAATTSQPSAAAPMMGDRVSFGSFALTGVMLLVGAALL from the exons ATGGTTGATAGCAGATATCGCCAAGTGGATCAAGAAAG ATCCGTTCTCGCTGccggcctccttctcctgtcGACAACGGCCAATGCCCACTTCGAGCTTCAACATCCCTCCCCTCTGACGGCTGAGAGCAGCTCGCAGGCCACGGCACCATGCGGTGGTGCCAATGCCGACATTGATCAAAACACGGCGACCGATTTCCACGTCGAAGGCGACTACGTACAACTATTCAATGGGCATGCTCAAGGCAATTGGTTGATCCGTGGTACCCTTGACCCCAAAGCCGGCGGCGACTGGGAGCAGCTGTTCCCCATTGTGCAACAAACTGGACGTGGTAACTTCTGCGAGCCTGTTGTGACAGTGCCCGGCGAGTGGgctgggaagaaggggttTCTAGGCATCAGCGGCAATGCTGGCGATGGCATTCTATACGCG TGCGCCGCTGTCAACTTCGTGTCTGGTTCCGCGCCAGCCCCCGGCGGCTCTTGTGTCAACGGCAGCGCCGTCACGGCATCCTTCCAGCCGGATGACACACTGTCGGCGCTCGTTGGCTCATCGTCCAATTCGGGGTCCAGCGGGTCGGAAACCACGGCGCCGACTCCGGCGGCGACCACCTCACAACCCAGTGCCGCCGCACCAATGATGGGCGACAGGGTATCGTTTGGAAGCTTCGCTCTCACAGGCGTGATGCTTCTCGTCGGCGCTGCTTTGCTGTAA
- the FRP1 gene encoding ferric-chelate reductase Frp1 (COG:P; COG:Q; EggNog:ENOG503NWU6) has product MDHDHGSHGGGGTGNTTYPVTNEELAQRFWYIVAGFVGAFLICRVINWYKLERRLRRHTSSSVQSPTKPDTAFLELWATFTAVVREVSYPQLYVPARGFSWLTPPPGGRVIVLLVYWIIVIYMATDGAIFPDVFHWERIGYRNAWVTITQLPLLYLLSSKCNVVGFITGISHERLNWLHRWVARTMLATGAVHGFYFYADWARSELVDYQIKMMPMIKYGFGAWGLLLWACVSGLAPLRRLSYEFFVLQHIVTAVLLLWLIYVHIPVDARYNLWFAIAALCFDRFCRTVMLVWQNVKALPDKKRCMGGQRIGHQAQMRAVGDSITVVTIKDVHFKWRAGQHLYLWMPRVGIAEAHPYTIACAHQLPETCICNSIQLVVRKHGGFSKRLHELATKAQLAGKKERLTAFVSGPYGAPPRWDIYETIVLISASTGASFTLPILESVLQHKGTNCVKRIDFLLTTKQGEEIDFYVTRLHELIEHAKGTGIELHVHIAVTQGPTSFSVSQDGVTADSSSGSSTGTNFGRGKKVADEKITSQGPLSSPGDIEQTARAIPVERKRSSHASTDSHVFYSSVRPDIEAYIRGPVEATGGETSVVVCGGPSLVARTRNCVASLSDERAVHKGTGAQGIQLFAEEYSF; this is encoded by the exons ATGGATCATGATCATGGCTCCCACGGGGGCGGTGGGACGGGAAACACGACCTACCCTGTTACAAACGAAGAACTGGCGCAGCGGTTCTGGTACATTGTCGCGGGGTTTGTGGGCGCGTTTCTGATCTGCCGGGTTATAAACTGGTACAAGTTGGAAAGAAG ACTACGACGGCACACGTCGAGTTCCGTCCAATCTCCAACAAAACCGGACACGGCCTTTCTAGAGCTGTGGGCAACCTTTACGGCTGTGGTTCGTGAAGTTAGCTATCCCCAGCTGTATGTCCCAGCAAGGGGGTTTTCCTGGTTGACGCCGCCTCCAGGAGGCCGCGTCATTGTCCTGTTGGTATACTGGATCATCGTGATTTACATGGCCACCGATGGTGCCATATTTCCAGATGTCTTTCATTGGGAACGCATTGGCTATCGCAATGCTTGGGTCACTATCACCCAGCTGCCGCTGCTCTATCTGCTTTCTTCCAAGTGCAACGTTGTAGGCTTCATCACGGGTATCAGCCATGAGAGGCTCAACTGGCTGCACCGATGGGTGGCCCGCACCATGCTCGCCACAGGAGCTGTTCACGGCTTCTACTTTTATGCCGACTGGGCGCGTTCTGAGCTTGTCGACTATCAGATCAAGATGATGCCCATGATCAAGTATGGGTTTGGCGCCTGGGGTCTTTTGTTATGGGCCTGTGTCTCCGGGCTGGCGCCATTGCGGCGGTTGTCTTATGAGTTCTTTGTCTTGCAACACATCGTCACTGCTGTCTTGTTGCTATGGTTGATATACGTCCACATTCCTGTCGACGCCAGATACAACCTGTGGTTTGCCATTGCGGCCCTCTGCTTCGACCGGTTTTGCCGAACAGTGATGTTGGTTTGGCAGAACGTTAAGGCGTTGCCTGACAAGAAGAGATGCATGGGAGGACAACGGATTGGGCATCAAGCCCAGATGCGTGCGGTTGGGGACTCGATCACGGTAGTTACCATCAAGGATGTCCACTTCAAGTGGAGAGCTGGTCAGCATCTTTATCTTTGGATGCCCCGAGTTGGTATTGCCGAAGCTCACCCTTACACCATTGCCTGCGCCCATCAGCTCCCCGAGACTTGCATCTGCAACAGCATTCAACTTGTCGTTCGTAAACACGGTGGATTTTCCAAACGACTGCACGAATTAGCGACCAAGGCCCAGTTggctgggaagaaggagaggctGACAGCATTTGTCTCCGGGCCGTATGGAGCGCCACCGCGGTGGGACATTTACGAGACTATAGTACTCATCTCGGCTTCCACCGGTGCATCCTTTACGCTGCCCATTCTCGAAAGTGTGCTCCAACACAAGGGCACAAACTGTGTCAAGAGGATTGACTTCCTCCTGACCACCAAACAGGGCGAGGAGATTGACTTTTATGTGACGCGACTTCACGAGCTGATTGAGCATGCCAAAGGCACAGGCATCGAGCTCCACGTTCACATTGCCGTTACCCAGGGGCCGACATCGTTCTCGGTCAGCCAAGATGGCGTGACTGCCGACAGCTCGTCTGGTTCCTCTACAGGAACCAACTTTGGAcgagggaagaaggtggcTGATGAGAAGATCACGAGCCAGGGACCATTATCCAGTCCCGGTGACATCGAACAAACAGCACGGGCGATTCCAGTGGAGCGGAAGAGGTCGAGCCACGCCAGTACGGACTCGCACGTATTTTACTCGAGTGTCCGACCAGACATTGAGGCCTACATCAGAGGACCTGTGGAGGCAACCGGGGGGGAGACCAGCGTCGTTGTATGTGGCGGCCCGAGTCTTGTTGCCAGGACAAGAAATTGCGTTGCGAGCCTATCGGATGAACGGGCGGTTCACAAGGGAACCGGGGCACAAGGGATACAATTATTTGCTGAAGAGTACAGTTTCTAG